From one Halosimplex rubrum genomic stretch:
- a CDS encoding MarR family transcriptional regulator, producing MEAGSGVGDDTTPREVIHFITQQTRFSLISDILAHPQQLPSMYELEELNPSVSDATVYKHIQKLIDAGIVTEVALDDDQRRQGYPWKFYGLTEDGREFLETHNLLAAEETLQQIYDTIADKPEKMVKYEDAPRPD from the coding sequence CGGTGACGACACGACACCACGGGAAGTCATCCACTTCATTACACAGCAGACACGGTTTTCGCTTATCAGCGATATTCTCGCTCACCCTCAACAGCTCCCATCGATGTACGAACTCGAGGAGCTCAATCCCAGTGTGAGCGATGCGACCGTCTACAAGCACATCCAGAAGCTGATCGACGCCGGCATCGTCACGGAGGTCGCTTTGGACGACGACCAGCGCCGGCAGGGGTATCCCTGGAAGTTCTACGGCCTCACCGAAGACGGCCGCGAGTTCCTGGAGACGCACAATCTGCTTGCCGCGGAGGAGACACTTCAGCAGATCTACGACACCATCGCCGATAAGCCCGAGAAGATGGTCAAGTACGAGGACGCGCCCCGTCCAGATTAG
- a CDS encoding orc1/cdc6 family replication initiation protein yields the protein MAGSDQEGADQSTLDEETSSTSDGQQLESAREDAAGDSSHNQGSTEESAQRSIRDMLDDEGEASVFVNRDLVEPDTIIDEERIVGRDDQLESVVSFLKPTLQGNRPPNMLLYGPAGTGKSLIIGAVTQQIIELCQSKGERFGVVDINCQPINTLDQAVYELVQTVAQDVGREVGVPETGVSTKRKYRRLYELINEHYNSVIFILDEIDLLVGRRENDEPAYSKLLYQLSRASNTNEIEGRVSVAALTNDPKFMEDIDGRAESSFNPRDVYFPDYDANQLREILENRRDAFRQDALEDDVIPLVAAFAAQSHGDARKAIDLFRGAGDLADERGDEVVTEDHVRESQEEIDKDRSLKLVEGLTTQKKISLYATAAVAHHSNRTGSSVPSPVGFKVYQWVTNELDADQMTRETYVKYVKELSTYGLISTSRKSRGRGGGMYMEFTFTGDPEAMMTRIVDDTRLEGIAQQEELLSSVVNAQLKEFHEE from the coding sequence ATGGCCGGTAGTGATCAAGAAGGGGCGGACCAATCCACCCTTGATGAAGAAACTAGTTCTACGTCGGATGGACAGCAGTTAGAATCCGCCCGTGAGGACGCTGCCGGAGACTCAAGCCACAATCAGGGATCGACTGAAGAGAGCGCTCAGCGGTCGATCCGTGATATGCTCGATGATGAGGGGGAGGCATCGGTTTTCGTCAACCGGGATCTCGTCGAGCCTGACACGATTATCGACGAGGAGCGAATCGTCGGCCGTGACGACCAGCTCGAGTCCGTCGTCTCGTTTCTGAAACCGACTCTCCAAGGAAATCGGCCGCCGAATATGCTGCTGTACGGTCCCGCAGGAACAGGTAAGTCACTCATCATCGGGGCCGTCACGCAACAGATCATCGAGCTCTGTCAATCCAAAGGCGAACGGTTCGGCGTTGTCGATATCAACTGCCAGCCAATCAATACGCTCGATCAGGCCGTCTACGAACTCGTCCAAACTGTCGCCCAGGACGTTGGGAGGGAAGTCGGTGTTCCAGAGACCGGCGTATCGACGAAGCGCAAGTACCGACGTCTGTACGAACTCATCAACGAGCACTACAATTCGGTCATTTTCATTCTCGACGAGATCGACCTCTTAGTCGGCCGGCGCGAAAACGACGAACCCGCGTACTCGAAACTCCTCTATCAGCTCTCGCGGGCGAGTAACACGAACGAAATCGAAGGCCGCGTGTCCGTCGCAGCGCTGACGAATGATCCAAAGTTTATGGAAGACATCGACGGGCGTGCCGAGAGCTCGTTCAATCCACGTGACGTCTACTTCCCTGACTACGACGCGAATCAACTGCGCGAAATTCTCGAAAATCGACGCGATGCGTTCCGTCAAGATGCTCTCGAGGATGACGTGATTCCGCTTGTGGCGGCGTTCGCTGCACAGAGTCACGGTGACGCACGGAAGGCGATCGACCTATTCCGCGGTGCCGGCGACCTCGCAGACGAACGAGGAGATGAAGTGGTCACGGAGGACCACGTCCGAGAATCCCAAGAGGAGATCGACAAAGACCGGTCGCTGAAGCTCGTTGAGGGACTCACGACACAAAAGAAGATTTCACTCTACGCAACTGCAGCAGTTGCGCATCACTCGAACCGGACGGGAAGCTCAGTCCCAAGTCCGGTTGGATTCAAAGTCTATCAGTGGGTCACGAACGAACTCGATGCGGACCAGATGACTCGTGAGACGTACGTCAAATATGTCAAAGAACTTTCGACGTACGGGTTGATTTCAACATCTCGGAAAAGCCGCGGACGAGGCGGTGGGATGTATATGGAGTTCACATTCACGGGTGATCCTGAGGCGATGATGACCCGGATCGTCGATGATACGCGCCTGGAAGGAATAGCCCAGCAGGAAGAACTCCTCAGTTCAGTCGTGAATGCGCAGCTGAAAGAATTTCACGAAGAGTGA
- a CDS encoding RNA-guided endonuclease TnpB family protein, translating to MPTKTLEATLAPPTAHKERKLQELHDLYHEGLHEAFEAGADTQSAVNDIVTSYDLPYQVKDALKNYVPSLDDAQELSDGHPTRMVNRAARFDYSEDRTHSYVWEVPQPGRGTNFWIPLRINPEQEHLWADLLAGNVSPGQLQLIQNRTSWMLHVAVEYPVEEPDHDTDNDDVTHIGLDIGESSLIMGCALKDGSPTRPLVCDGSRAKHLRKEMYTTLKRLQERDAAEWRIDERFDHYQNALTDIVEKASRQAVEYARQFEKPVLVMEDLTYIRESLDCGEFMNRRLHAWAFARLQDRIEDKATEAGIPTMYVNAAYTSQMCHECGHIGYRDGGGEFHCTHDECHVTTFEGDINGAINIAQRADPWGESVPLKPAGNDSPRDGSACDSTTTHTEQSQSEQMTLSEFGSKPTASD from the coding sequence ATGCCGACTAAGACGCTCGAAGCGACACTCGCGCCGCCGACAGCCCACAAAGAGCGAAAGCTACAGGAACTCCACGACCTGTATCACGAAGGGCTACACGAGGCGTTCGAGGCTGGCGCTGATACGCAGTCAGCAGTCAACGACATTGTGACTTCCTACGACCTGCCGTATCAGGTCAAAGACGCGCTCAAAAACTACGTGCCGTCGTTGGATGATGCACAGGAATTGAGCGACGGCCACCCGACACGAATGGTCAACCGTGCCGCTCGCTTCGACTACTCGGAGGACCGAACACACAGCTACGTGTGGGAAGTCCCCCAACCCGGACGCGGGACGAATTTCTGGATTCCGCTTCGCATCAACCCCGAACAGGAACATCTGTGGGCCGACCTGCTGGCCGGGAATGTCTCGCCCGGTCAACTCCAACTGATACAGAATCGAACATCATGGATGCTACACGTCGCTGTCGAGTATCCTGTCGAAGAGCCCGATCACGATACCGACAACGACGATGTGACGCACATCGGTCTGGACATTGGTGAATCGTCTCTTATTATGGGCTGTGCCCTCAAAGACGGTTCACCGACCCGCCCGCTTGTGTGTGACGGGAGCCGTGCGAAGCATCTCCGCAAAGAGATGTACACCACACTGAAACGACTGCAAGAGCGAGACGCAGCCGAGTGGCGGATCGACGAGCGATTCGACCACTATCAAAACGCCCTTACCGATATTGTCGAGAAGGCGTCTCGACAGGCTGTCGAGTACGCCCGGCAATTCGAGAAGCCGGTTCTGGTGATGGAAGACCTGACGTACATCCGCGAGTCGCTTGATTGCGGCGAATTCATGAACCGGCGGCTTCATGCGTGGGCGTTCGCTCGATTGCAGGACCGTATCGAGGACAAAGCCACCGAAGCGGGAATCCCGACGATGTACGTCAATGCCGCGTACACGTCGCAGATGTGCCACGAGTGCGGTCACATCGGCTATCGAGACGGTGGCGGAGAGTTTCACTGTACGCACGACGAGTGCCACGTCACGACGTTTGAGGGCGATATAAACGGCGCTATCAATATCGCACAGCGGGCAGACCCGTGGGGAGAGAGCGTGCCGCTGAAACCGGCAGGCAATGACTCGCCTCGGGATGGGAGTGCCTGTGACAGCACCACGACCCACACCGAGCAGAGCCAATCAGAGCAGATGACGCTCAGTGAGTTCGGGTCGAAACCCACTGCCAGCGACTAG
- a CDS encoding type B DNA-directed DNA polymerase — translation MPFSIDFLDDGRVLEWEATADGAVATERNDYTPRFYVAARDPASDLDLTTLQSVYDQHPDVVATELVARRPGFRRDEEAVIAVDVAHIDRVTPLARQARQLSDYPVGDLACFNVDFSREFRYCLETGVDPTPVSELSTLRLSVPVTEMSNDVYGELSVAGDTVTGSPTDILTAVQGALDAHDPDVLVCSTSEIVPTLYEMATDAGIDDFSLSRWPDVDYQQLASRSTYSSYGRVGHSPARYNVPGRAIIDESNTFFYGETNLDGVFDLVSRSKKPVQELAWASIGNVLTTIQICEAHDRGVLVPWNSWRHEFYKPMGTLHDADRGGFIFAPEVGLHENVHELDFSSLYPNIICTRNVSPDVIRCDCHSDRDDVPGLGYSICDDRGYLVDVLQPIIDARDEIKAAIRREKERDDPDEDRLTELEGRSGALKWILVACFGYQGFSNAKFGRIECHEAINAFAREILLTAKQRLEAGGWRVVHGIVDSIWVTPDPDVDDDDREDLETLATEITERVEIRLEHEAHYDWVAFVPQRESDAGALTKYFGKVAGDDGFKIRGIEARQRSTPPFIEDVQRDCLERLDATRSPDAVLDCLQEAVKRLHAGTVPVEDLVERNRVSKPLEGYSQSTQNVAALKRARDQDLAIHPGQDIKYVVVDDEKSSRERVALAHEEMESYDASYYETQLVRAVESVLSPLGWDRTEIHQGLAGTREPELTDFQ, via the coding sequence ATGCCGTTCAGTATCGACTTTCTGGACGACGGCCGCGTCCTGGAGTGGGAGGCAACCGCCGACGGCGCCGTCGCGACCGAGCGCAATGACTACACCCCACGCTTCTACGTCGCCGCTCGCGACCCAGCGTCCGACCTCGACCTCACGACACTCCAGTCGGTGTACGACCAGCACCCGGACGTCGTCGCGACCGAACTGGTTGCGCGACGCCCCGGCTTTCGACGAGACGAGGAGGCAGTTATCGCGGTCGACGTCGCCCACATCGATCGCGTCACTCCACTCGCCCGGCAGGCACGCCAGCTGTCGGACTATCCAGTCGGGGATCTCGCCTGTTTCAACGTGGACTTCTCGCGAGAGTTCCGATACTGTCTGGAGACCGGTGTCGATCCGACGCCGGTGAGCGAGCTGTCGACGCTCCGGCTCAGCGTCCCGGTGACCGAAATGAGTAACGACGTCTATGGGGAGCTGTCCGTCGCCGGCGACACCGTCACCGGCTCGCCGACGGATATCCTGACCGCCGTCCAAGGGGCGCTCGACGCACACGATCCGGACGTCCTGGTCTGCTCGACGAGCGAGATCGTCCCGACCCTGTACGAGATGGCGACGGATGCCGGCATCGACGACTTCTCGCTGAGCCGGTGGCCGGACGTCGACTACCAGCAGCTTGCGAGCCGGTCGACGTACTCGAGCTACGGCCGCGTCGGTCACTCCCCGGCGCGGTACAACGTCCCCGGGCGGGCGATCATCGACGAGTCGAACACGTTCTTCTACGGGGAGACGAACCTCGACGGCGTCTTCGACCTCGTGTCGCGCTCGAAAAAGCCCGTCCAGGAACTTGCGTGGGCGTCGATCGGGAACGTGCTCACGACGATCCAGATCTGCGAGGCCCACGACCGCGGTGTCCTCGTCCCGTGGAACTCCTGGCGCCACGAGTTCTACAAGCCGATGGGGACGCTCCACGATGCCGACCGCGGCGGCTTCATCTTCGCGCCCGAGGTCGGCCTCCACGAGAACGTCCACGAACTCGACTTCTCCTCGTTGTACCCGAACATCATCTGTACCCGGAACGTCTCACCGGACGTTATCCGGTGTGACTGCCACAGCGACCGCGACGACGTCCCCGGCCTCGGATACTCGATCTGCGACGACCGGGGCTACCTCGTCGACGTGCTGCAGCCAATCATCGACGCCCGCGACGAGATCAAGGCGGCCATCCGTCGCGAAAAGGAACGAGACGACCCCGACGAGGACCGGCTGACGGAGCTCGAGGGACGGTCGGGTGCGCTGAAGTGGATTCTCGTCGCCTGCTTCGGCTATCAAGGGTTCAGCAACGCGAAATTCGGCCGTATCGAGTGCCACGAGGCGATCAACGCATTCGCTCGCGAGATTCTGCTGACGGCGAAACAGCGGCTGGAAGCTGGCGGCTGGCGCGTCGTCCACGGCATCGTCGACTCCATTTGGGTGACCCCGGATCCCGACGTCGACGACGATGACCGCGAGGACCTCGAGACGCTCGCGACGGAGATCACGGAGCGCGTCGAGATTCGGCTTGAACACGAAGCCCACTACGACTGGGTCGCGTTCGTGCCGCAGCGCGAGAGCGACGCCGGCGCGTTGACGAAGTACTTCGGGAAGGTGGCCGGCGACGATGGCTTCAAGATCAGAGGTATCGAAGCCCGGCAGCGCTCAACCCCACCGTTCATCGAGGACGTCCAGCGGGATTGTCTCGAACGGCTCGACGCGACTCGATCTCCGGATGCCGTACTCGACTGTCTTCAGGAGGCGGTCAAGCGCCTCCACGCTGGGACGGTGCCGGTCGAGGATCTCGTCGAACGGAATCGTGTCTCCAAGCCGCTGGAAGGGTACTCGCAATCCACTCAGAACGTGGCGGCGCTAAAGCGGGCTCGCGACCAGGACCTCGCCATTCACCCGGGACAGGACATCAAGTACGTGGTCGTCGACGACGAGAAGAGTTCGCGAGAGCGGGTCGCGTTGGCGCACGAAGAGATGGAATCGTACGATGCGTCGTACTACGAGACGCAACTCGTCAGAGCTGTCGAGAGTGTACTGTCACCGCTTGGGTGGGACCGCACGGAGATACACCAAGGACTCGCAGGGACACGTGAGCCAGAGCTAACCGATTTCCAGTGA
- a CDS encoding MarR family transcriptional regulator has translation MYDPFDETAARVLLTVNPGDSIRTVAQHLHTPYETVRQAVNQLEDAGYLRYDDGLFVTDDRVRKAARDLLATSAAVNPPSIEEAYVLPQFGDWPFAFTQVDAVYVWTQGGYQVGREPGDYPLFLAVLEKDIDAWQRFFEQFGIPTGFERQPEESFEGPLQVVLNERSVLNPDHVEGYPVISRRETIAFMREHYATFQSALAMLDRMYDDLDLDVSYRESERECS, from the coding sequence ATGTACGATCCGTTTGATGAGACTGCTGCTAGAGTGTTGCTCACAGTCAATCCTGGAGATTCGATCCGAACGGTAGCCCAACATCTCCACACCCCCTACGAAACGGTTCGACAAGCAGTCAATCAACTAGAGGATGCAGGGTATCTTCGATATGATGATGGACTGTTCGTGACCGACGATCGCGTCCGTAAGGCGGCACGAGACCTGCTGGCCACGAGTGCCGCCGTGAATCCACCGTCCATCGAAGAGGCGTACGTACTCCCACAGTTCGGTGACTGGCCCTTCGCCTTTACACAGGTGGACGCCGTCTACGTGTGGACCCAAGGGGGCTATCAGGTTGGTCGCGAGCCCGGCGACTACCCGCTCTTTCTTGCCGTCCTTGAGAAGGACATCGACGCCTGGCAGCGTTTTTTCGAACAGTTTGGAATCCCAACAGGATTTGAGCGACAACCGGAGGAATCGTTTGAAGGTCCTCTCCAAGTCGTCCTCAACGAGCGTTCGGTGCTCAACCCCGACCACGTCGAAGGATATCCAGTCATCTCTCGGCGCGAGACGATAGCGTTTATGCGGGAGCATTATGCGACGTTTCAGTCAGCACTCGCTATGCTCGATCGCATGTACGACGATCTCGATCTCGACGTTTCCTACCGTGAGTCAGAAAGAGAATGCTCGTGA
- a CDS encoding TROVE domain-containing protein, whose protein sequence is MEFNTPKQTVAEATRTTNYEGGEAFEPADPRLALYKRTINQLLEGSFYETDDEQLAAVVRQFDAAANEDPELVLKLAAYARQELYLRDIPQVLLVLAANDDRFKDDSPESLIREWAPAIIQRMDETATALAVHDQLFGGTAPWPLRRGIEDALVEMADAYTLGKYELSRREVTLHDVFNRVHPTPVDAEQEALFERFMRGGLDDYPDVDPLPAPNTWETVISERGNTQAAWELLIEDDEYTLPIFASIRNLRNMLEAGVPEDTVVDHLDLEAVRHAPLYPFRYYQAYTALQDVDVQAPTVEQWLEDAIDVAVETVPGGFGDTFVAVDLSGSMDQALSANSTLRLKEIGALFGAILADQGADVGGFGDDFQTVPMHVDTPVLQRQAAVLAIDEDVGNSTNGWKTIDYLRERGEPVERIVVFTDMQIWDNTPFTARDSQTVKDAFDAYRDEVSTDTALYLVDLAAYGDLVTPEGYENVYNISGWSENVLSFIEHAENPKQIIDEIEAFEPT, encoded by the coding sequence ATGGAATTCAACACGCCAAAGCAAACGGTCGCGGAGGCAACGCGGACCACCAACTACGAAGGTGGGGAAGCGTTCGAGCCTGCCGACCCCCGACTCGCACTGTACAAGCGCACGATCAACCAGCTGCTGGAGGGCTCGTTCTACGAGACCGATGACGAACAGCTCGCTGCTGTCGTTCGCCAGTTCGATGCCGCCGCAAACGAGGACCCGGAGTTAGTCCTGAAGCTCGCTGCGTACGCGCGTCAGGAACTCTACCTGCGGGACATACCCCAGGTCCTGCTCGTGCTGGCAGCCAACGACGACCGGTTCAAGGACGACTCCCCCGAGTCGCTCATCCGTGAATGGGCACCAGCGATCATCCAGCGGATGGACGAGACGGCGACCGCCCTCGCTGTCCACGACCAGCTGTTCGGCGGGACTGCGCCGTGGCCGCTTCGACGCGGGATCGAAGACGCGCTGGTTGAGATGGCCGACGCCTACACGCTGGGCAAGTACGAGCTGTCGCGGCGCGAGGTGACGCTGCACGACGTCTTCAACCGCGTCCACCCCACGCCCGTCGACGCCGAGCAGGAAGCGCTCTTCGAGCGGTTCATGCGTGGTGGCCTTGACGACTATCCCGACGTTGACCCGTTGCCGGCGCCGAACACGTGGGAGACGGTTATTTCCGAGCGCGGCAACACCCAAGCCGCCTGGGAACTGCTCATCGAGGACGACGAGTACACGCTGCCCATCTTCGCGTCGATCCGGAACCTCCGGAATATGCTCGAAGCCGGCGTGCCGGAGGACACCGTCGTGGATCACCTCGACCTGGAGGCCGTCCGCCACGCGCCGCTGTACCCGTTCCGGTACTACCAGGCCTACACCGCGCTGCAAGACGTGGATGTCCAAGCACCGACGGTCGAGCAGTGGCTCGAAGACGCAATCGATGTCGCAGTCGAGACGGTGCCTGGCGGGTTCGGCGATACCTTTGTCGCGGTCGACCTGTCGGGATCGATGGATCAGGCGCTGTCCGCGAACAGCACGCTCCGACTGAAGGAGATCGGTGCGTTGTTCGGTGCGATCCTGGCCGACCAGGGTGCTGACGTCGGCGGGTTCGGCGACGACTTCCAAACCGTTCCGATGCACGTCGACACGCCAGTCCTGCAGCGCCAAGCGGCGGTGTTGGCGATCGACGAGGACGTCGGGAACTCGACGAACGGCTGGAAGACAATCGATTACCTCCGCGAGCGAGGTGAGCCCGTCGAACGCATCGTCGTCTTCACCGATATGCAGATCTGGGACAACACGCCGTTCACGGCCCGCGATTCCCAGACGGTCAAGGACGCGTTCGATGCGTATCGGGACGAGGTGTCTACGGACACCGCGCTGTATCTCGTCGATCTCGCGGCCTACGGAGACCTAGTGACGCCAGAAGGCTACGAGAACGTCTACAACATCTCGGGATGGTCAGAGAACGTCCTCTCGTTCATCGAACACGCCGAGAATCCGAAGCAGATCATCGATGAAATCGAGGCGTTCGAGCCGACCTAG